From Nitrospinota bacterium:
CGAATCAAGGAAATAATATGGGTCTCGGCGGGCTTGTTGCTGGGTTGGACTCTGGCTTTTAAACCCCCCAAAGTCCAACCCGAAATCTAGAAAGGCGCTGTTCCCGCCTCATTTTCAAGGATGCCTAAAAAACATCCCGCGAAACTCCGCGGTCTCTTCCCCTGCCACCCGGAGTTCGTTTCATGGAGTCCGTAAAAACATCCCCCTGCTGAACCAATCCATCGTGGGGGGTCCTGATGGTGCCAATCCGATTCTCTTTAATTTCTGCGGCGGCCTCGTCGATCATCTCTTCTTCTTTTTTGGCCGCTTGCTGAGTTGTCGCTGAAGCCGGGTTCTCAGCAGGTTCGGCTGAAGTGGCCGGTTTGGAATCATCTATAGATTCCTCCTCTGCTTCTTTCATGGACTTTTTAAAATTCTTGATACTTTTCCCAAAAGCATTGCCAATTTCAGGAAGTTTACCAGCACCAAAAATAATCATGATAATGACTAAAATGATCATCAATTCAGGAAAGCC
This genomic window contains:
- a CDS encoding twin-arginine translocase TatA/TatE family subunit encodes the protein MMGIGFPELMIILVIIMIIFGAGKLPEIGNAFGKSIKNFKKSMKEAEEESIDDSKPATSAEPAENPASATTQQAAKKEEEMIDEAAAEIKENRIGTIRTPHDGLVQQGDVFTDSMKRTPGGRGRDRGVSRDVF